The following are encoded together in the Flavobacterium sp. TR2 genome:
- a CDS encoding ABC transporter ATPase — protein MYIPFENLPGESRVWIYQSNRKFSEEEFSEIEADLKAFVEQWAAHGTSLEASFLLKYNRFIILAVNQEVQAATGCSIDSSVEFIQGLEKKYDVDLLDKMNVTFKLGEHIAHKPLIDFKKMVKDKAVTANTIVFNNLVNNIEEFNDAWEVPAADSWHSRFF, from the coding sequence ATGTATATACCTTTTGAAAATTTACCAGGTGAATCTAGAGTTTGGATTTACCAGTCTAACAGAAAATTTTCTGAGGAAGAGTTTTCTGAAATAGAAGCCGATTTAAAAGCTTTTGTAGAACAATGGGCTGCACATGGCACAAGTTTGGAAGCTTCATTTTTATTAAAGTACAATCGATTTATTATATTGGCAGTAAATCAAGAAGTGCAGGCTGCTACAGGCTGTTCTATTGATAGCTCTGTCGAATTTATTCAAGGATTAGAGAAAAAATACGACGTTGATTTATTAGATAAAATGAACGTTACTTTTAAACTTGGAGAACACATTGCGCACAAACCGTTAATTGATTTCAAGAAGATGGTCAAAGACAAAGCGGTTACTGCAAATACAATTGTGTTTAATAATTTGGTTAACAATATCGAAGAGTTTAATGATGCTTGGGAAGTTCCTGCCGCTGACAGTTGGCACAGCAGATTTTTCTAA
- the bshA gene encoding N-acetyl-alpha-D-glucosaminyl L-malate synthase BshA, giving the protein MKIAIVCYPTFGGSGVVATELGLELARRGHEIHFITYSQPVRLALLNPNVHYHEVNVPEYPLFHYQPYELALSSKLVDMVKLYKIELLHVHYAIPHAYAGYMAKQMLKNEGINLPMITTLHGTDITLVGNHPFYKPAVTFSINKSDYVTSVSQSLKDDTLKLFKIKNKIKVIPNFIELDKVKKDPSAPCHRYVMANADERIITHISNFRKVKRIPDIIKIFYNVQKEIPAKLMMVGDGPEKEKAEILCQELGILDKVIFFGNSHEIDKILCMTDLFLLPSETESFGLAALEAMACGVPVISSNSGGLPEVNFDGFSGYLSNVGNVEEMAQNAVKILKDDAVLNQFKANALEVARKFDIKNILPKYEALYQKAIDDYKHENSNL; this is encoded by the coding sequence ATGAAAATAGCAATAGTTTGTTATCCTACTTTTGGAGGTAGTGGTGTAGTAGCCACAGAGTTAGGTCTAGAATTAGCCAGAAGAGGACACGAAATACATTTTATCACATACAGCCAGCCAGTTAGATTGGCTCTTTTAAATCCGAATGTACATTATCACGAAGTAAATGTGCCGGAATATCCTTTATTTCATTATCAGCCTTACGAATTAGCGTTATCGAGCAAGTTGGTCGATATGGTTAAATTGTACAAAATAGAGCTGCTTCATGTGCATTATGCCATTCCTCATGCTTATGCGGGTTATATGGCAAAGCAAATGTTGAAAAATGAAGGAATTAATCTTCCGATGATTACAACGCTTCACGGAACCGATATTACGCTTGTTGGAAATCATCCGTTTTATAAACCTGCGGTAACCTTCAGTATCAATAAATCGGATTATGTGACTTCGGTTTCTCAGAGTTTGAAAGATGATACTTTAAAATTATTCAAGATTAAGAATAAAATTAAGGTGATTCCGAATTTTATAGAATTGGATAAAGTCAAAAAAGACCCAAGCGCGCCTTGCCATCGTTATGTGATGGCCAATGCAGACGAGCGCATTATTACGCATATCAGTAACTTTAGAAAAGTAAAGCGCATTCCAGATATCATTAAGATTTTCTACAACGTTCAGAAAGAGATTCCGGCAAAACTGATGATGGTTGGAGACGGACCTGAGAAAGAAAAGGCAGAAATTTTATGTCAGGAATTGGGTATTTTAGACAAAGTTATTTTCTTTGGAAATAGCCATGAAATTGATAAAATCTTATGTATGACCGATTTGTTTTTGCTTCCTTCTGAAACTGAAAGTTTTGGCTTGGCGGCATTAGAAGCTATGGCTTGTGGGGTTCCGGTGATTTCGAGTAATTCTGGAGGTTTGCCTGAAGTTAATTTTGATGGTTTCTCAGGATACTTGAGTAATGTTGGCAATGTGGAAGAAATGGCGCAAAACGCTGTGAAAATCTTAAAAGATGATGCCGTTTTGAATCAATTTAAAGCAAATGCGCTTGAAGTGGCAAGAAAGTTTGATATTAAAAACATCCTGCCTAAATATGAAGCTTTATATCAAAAAGCGATTGATGATTATAAGCATGAAAACTCTAATTTGTAA
- a CDS encoding protease complex subunit PrcB family protein gives MKKVISVLIVFVMISCGVKKVENSNALYEVLTKQSDGGGNIKFFEILTEPNEIKMLENDPNLAHKMKDPDVQDYNYVILNMGEKNTSGYTIDVEKVEETDKNIIITVKENNPPKDAMSLQVISYPYTVVKIHSKKEIIIK, from the coding sequence ATGAAAAAAGTAATTTCTGTTTTAATCGTTTTTGTTATGATTTCGTGCGGAGTAAAGAAGGTTGAAAATTCAAATGCACTGTATGAGGTTTTGACAAAACAATCTGATGGCGGTGGGAATATTAAATTTTTTGAAATCCTGACCGAGCCAAATGAAATTAAAATGCTTGAAAATGACCCGAATCTGGCTCATAAGATGAAAGACCCAGATGTTCAAGACTATAATTATGTGATTCTGAATATGGGCGAGAAAAATACGAGCGGCTATACCATTGATGTAGAAAAGGTTGAAGAAACAGATAAAAATATTATTATAACTGTAAAAGAAAACAATCCTCCCAAAGATGCAATGTCCCTACAGGTGATTTCCTATCCTTATACGGTTGTAAAAATACATTCTAAGAAAGAAATTATTATTAAATAA
- a CDS encoding N-acetylmuramoyl-L-alanine amidase, with protein sequence MNRINKFKVIFALFLMISSFCAHSQSNVFKVTLDAGHGDHDFGAVYSGRIEKNIALAIVLKVGKILELNPNVNVIYTRKTDVFVDLVERANIANRANSNIFVSIHCNANKNTAADGTETYVMGLSKVASNLEAAKKENSVITLEKDYKRKYEGYDPNSPESMIGMTLMQEEYLDNSITLATKIEENFEKLGKKLRHGGVKQAPFMVLHKAYMPRVLVETGFVSNPTEGNILNSEEGQDDIARAIAEAILSYKREYFGSGTESEDSRPIRDTSTKAKPKTTAPVAVVKNAPKGTFFKVQLIASIKKTPLEPKNFKGLKNVTMAYENNIYKYFYEETPSYETAQKYLQEAKSKGYGAAFLVATKDGEKISIQDAIK encoded by the coding sequence ATGAATAGAATTAACAAATTTAAAGTAATATTTGCTTTATTTCTAATGATATCGTCCTTTTGTGCTCATAGCCAGTCAAATGTGTTTAAGGTAACACTAGATGCTGGACATGGAGATCATGACTTTGGAGCTGTTTATAGTGGGCGGATAGAAAAAAATATTGCTTTAGCTATTGTTTTGAAAGTAGGGAAAATTTTAGAGCTAAATCCAAATGTTAATGTAATCTATACTCGTAAAACAGATGTTTTTGTTGATTTGGTCGAAAGAGCCAATATTGCAAACAGAGCGAATTCAAATATTTTTGTCTCAATTCACTGTAACGCCAATAAAAATACTGCAGCCGACGGAACCGAAACTTATGTAATGGGTTTAAGTAAAGTAGCATCAAACCTTGAAGCTGCGAAAAAAGAGAACTCTGTAATTACATTAGAGAAAGACTATAAACGCAAATATGAAGGTTACGATCCAAATTCTCCAGAATCGATGATTGGTATGACCTTGATGCAGGAAGAATATTTAGATAACAGCATCACACTTGCTACCAAAATTGAAGAAAACTTTGAGAAGTTAGGAAAAAAACTTCGTCATGGAGGTGTAAAACAAGCCCCTTTTATGGTACTTCATAAAGCCTATATGCCTCGCGTTTTGGTTGAAACAGGATTTGTTTCTAATCCAACAGAAGGAAATATTCTAAATTCAGAAGAAGGTCAGGATGATATTGCAAGAGCAATTGCAGAGGCTATTTTAAGCTATAAAAGAGAATACTTTGGTTCAGGAACTGAATCAGAGGATAGTCGGCCCATAAGAGATACTTCAACTAAGGCAAAACCAAAAACAACTGCTCCAGTTGCTGTTGTGAAAAATGCGCCAAAAGGAACTTTTTTTAAAGTGCAGCTTATTGCAAGCATCAAGAAAACACCTTTAGAGCCTAAAAACTTTAAAGGACTTAAAAATGTAACTATGGCATATGAAAATAATATTTACAAATATTTCTATGAAGAAACGCCAAGTTACGAAACCGCACAAAAATACCTGCAAGAAGCTAAAAGCAAAGGATATGGCGCTGCCTTTTTAGTGGCTACTAAAGATGGCGAAAAAATCAGTATTCAGGACGCGATTAAATAA
- the aroC gene encoding chorismate synthase has translation MAGNSFGTLYKVTTFGESHGEALGGIIDGCPPGIQLDFEAIEVDMARRKPGQSAIVTQRKEPDSVQFLSGIFEGKTTGTPIGFIIPNTNQKSDDYSHIKDNYRPSHADYVYDQKYGFRDYRGGGRSSARETASRVVAGAIAKQMLPAIKINAYVSSVGPIHLETPYQELDFSKIESNPVRCPDEKSAAIMEEYIRDIRKQGDTVGGVVTCVIQNVPVGLGEPVFDKLHAELGKAMLSINAVKGFEYGSGFSGSEMKGSEHNDLYNPDGTTKTNLSGGIQGGISNGMDIYFRVAFKPVATIMQTQDSLDNKGNITPMTGKGRHDPCVVPRAVPIVEAMAAIVLADFYLINKTY, from the coding sequence ATGGCAGGAAACAGCTTCGGCACATTATATAAAGTTACAACATTTGGGGAATCTCACGGTGAAGCATTAGGCGGCATTATTGACGGATGCCCTCCTGGAATACAATTAGATTTTGAAGCGATTGAAGTTGATATGGCTCGCAGAAAGCCAGGTCAGTCAGCAATTGTTACCCAAAGAAAAGAACCAGACAGCGTTCAATTCTTATCAGGAATATTTGAAGGAAAAACAACTGGAACCCCAATAGGATTCATTATTCCAAATACCAATCAAAAATCAGACGATTACTCTCATATAAAGGATAATTACAGACCAAGCCATGCTGATTATGTTTACGATCAGAAGTATGGTTTTCGCGATTATCGAGGCGGCGGAAGAAGTTCTGCAAGAGAAACAGCAAGCAGAGTTGTTGCTGGTGCAATTGCTAAACAAATGCTGCCAGCAATTAAGATTAATGCTTATGTTTCTTCTGTTGGGCCAATTCATTTAGAGACACCTTATCAGGAATTGGATTTTTCTAAAATTGAAAGCAATCCAGTGCGTTGTCCAGATGAAAAATCAGCGGCAATTATGGAAGAATATATTCGTGATATCCGTAAGCAGGGAGATACTGTTGGCGGCGTTGTAACTTGCGTAATTCAGAATGTGCCAGTTGGTTTGGGAGAACCAGTCTTTGATAAGCTTCATGCAGAATTAGGAAAAGCGATGCTTTCTATTAATGCAGTGAAAGGTTTTGAATATGGAAGCGGTTTCTCTGGTTCTGAAATGAAAGGAAGTGAGCATAACGATCTATACAACCCAGACGGAACAACAAAAACAAATCTCTCAGGCGGAATCCAAGGGGGTATAAGCAACGGAATGGATATTTATTTCAGAGTTGCTTTTAAACCAGTTGCAACTATCATGCAGACTCAAGATTCGTTAGATAATAAAGGTAACATTACACCAATGACAGGGAAAGGACGCCATGATCCGTGTGTAGTGCCTCGCGCAGTGCCAATCGTAGAAGCGATGGCAGCAATTGTTTTGGCTGATTTTTATTTAATCAACAAAACATATTAA
- a CDS encoding MlaD family protein: MKLTREIKTAILVIASILLFIWGYSFLKGRDLFTNYTILYAEYDNVEDLSPSAPVTLNGLAIGKVNKITIDEVTGKLLVELQLKTDFPISKTSTASIYSPSLIGGKQIKIIPNFADKELAEDGQKLVSTVELGLTESLGGKIEPIQQKLEKMLLNIDVLVSGLNNTLDKNTQENLKKTIAELSQTMSQFHKASGSLNNILDTNKGQINGVVSNFNKMSSNFNKISDSLNKADLGKTVRNLNQTLAKVDVLMSNLNSGKGTAGKILNDEALYNNLTKTSKELELLLQDLRLYPTRYVNVSLFGKKNKPYVAPTEETNSTDKK; the protein is encoded by the coding sequence TTGAAACTAACAAGAGAAATTAAAACGGCTATTTTAGTCATCGCATCCATTCTACTATTTATCTGGGGATATAGTTTTTTAAAGGGAAGAGACCTTTTTACTAATTATACAATATTATATGCCGAATATGATAATGTTGAAGATTTATCACCATCAGCGCCAGTAACGCTTAACGGGCTTGCGATTGGTAAAGTAAATAAAATTACAATTGATGAAGTTACAGGAAAATTATTAGTTGAGCTTCAGCTTAAAACAGATTTTCCAATCTCAAAAACGAGCACAGCTTCTATTTATTCTCCAAGTTTGATTGGAGGGAAACAAATTAAAATTATTCCAAATTTTGCTGATAAGGAATTGGCAGAAGACGGACAAAAATTAGTTTCGACTGTAGAATTAGGATTGACAGAATCGTTAGGTGGAAAAATTGAGCCAATCCAGCAGAAGCTTGAAAAAATGCTTTTGAACATTGATGTTTTAGTTAGCGGATTGAATAATACTTTAGACAAAAATACTCAAGAAAATCTAAAGAAAACAATTGCTGAGTTAAGCCAGACAATGTCACAGTTTCATAAAGCTTCTGGAAGTCTAAACAATATTTTGGATACCAATAAAGGACAGATTAATGGAGTTGTATCAAACTTTAATAAAATGTCTAGCAATTTCAACAAAATTTCAGATTCATTAAACAAAGCAGATTTAGGTAAAACAGTTCGTAACTTGAACCAGACTTTGGCTAAAGTAGATGTTTTAATGTCTAATTTGAATTCTGGAAAAGGAACAGCAGGAAAAATATTAAATGATGAAGCATTATACAATAACTTGACTAAAACTTCAAAAGAGCTAGAATTGTTATTGCAGGATCTTCGTCTTTACCCAACTCGTTACGTAAACGTTTCTCTTTTTGGAAAGAAAAATAAACCATACGTAGCACCAACTGAAGAAACAAACTCAACTGATAAAAAATAA
- a CDS encoding (Fe-S)-binding protein: MSESLVVPTMAEMLAQGKQPEVLFWVGCAGSFDDRAKKITKAFVRILNRTNVSFAVLGTEESCTGDPAKRAGNEFLFQMQAMMNIEVLNAYEAKKIVTACPHCFNTLKNEYPELGGNYEVIHHTEFLKSLIDDGRLTVEGGQFKGKKITFHDPCYLGRANKVYEAPRDLIQKLDVELVEMKRSKANGLCCGAGGAQMFKDAEPGNKEVNVLRTEDALETQPDIIAAGCPFCNTMLTDGIKNKEKEGQVKVLDVAELIANAQDL; the protein is encoded by the coding sequence ATGTCAGAAAGTTTAGTAGTGCCAACAATGGCAGAAATGCTTGCCCAAGGAAAACAGCCAGAGGTTCTGTTTTGGGTAGGTTGCGCAGGAAGTTTTGATGATAGAGCAAAAAAAATTACTAAAGCGTTTGTACGAATTTTAAACCGTACGAATGTTTCTTTTGCAGTTTTAGGTACAGAAGAGAGCTGTACTGGCGATCCTGCAAAGAGAGCTGGAAATGAGTTTTTGTTTCAAATGCAAGCCATGATGAATATCGAGGTTTTGAATGCTTATGAGGCAAAAAAAATCGTTACAGCTTGTCCGCACTGTTTTAATACTTTAAAAAATGAATATCCTGAATTAGGAGGCAATTACGAAGTTATTCACCATACAGAATTTTTGAAATCATTAATTGATGATGGAAGATTAACTGTTGAAGGCGGTCAATTTAAAGGAAAGAAAATTACTTTCCACGATCCATGCTATTTAGGAAGAGCAAATAAAGTTTACGAAGCGCCAAGAGATTTAATTCAGAAATTAGATGTTGAATTAGTTGAAATGAAGCGTTCTAAAGCAAACGGATTGTGCTGTGGAGCAGGAGGAGCGCAAATGTTTAAAGATGCTGAACCTGGAAATAAAGAAGTAAACGTTCTTCGTACGGAAGATGCTTTAGAAACTCAGCCTGATATTATTGCAGCGGGCTGCCCGTTCTGTAATACGATGCTGACAGACGGAATTAAGAATAAAGAAAAAGAAGGTCAGGTTAAAGTTTTAGATGTCGCTGAATTAATTGCGAATGCACAAGATCTTTAG
- a CDS encoding dicarboxylate/amino acid:cation symporter, which translates to MQEVTETKKTSFLSGLTGQIIIAMVLGAILGIILHNSISPEAAQAFSSKIKMLATIFIRLVQMIISPLVFTTLVVGIAKLGDIKTVGRIGGKALGWFFTASFISLLIGLFYVNILQPGVGLKLDHVDMAAATEVTGKTQNLSFDNFVEHIVPKSIIEAMATNEILQIVVFSIFFGLAAASLGETVKPIIGAFDKLSHVVLKMVNYVMKFAPIGVFGAIAGVFAIRDAEELVITYFKFFGSFLIGIGTLWAILILIGYIFLKGRMTELLRRITGPLAIAFGTTSSEAVFPKLTEELEGFGVKDKIVSFMLPLGYSFNLDGSMMYMTFASIFIAQFYNVHLDLGTQMAMLLVLMLTSKGIAGVPRASLVVVAATCGMFDIPIEGIALILPIDHFCDMFRSATNVLGNALATSVVGQWENNKE; encoded by the coding sequence ATGCAAGAAGTTACAGAAACTAAAAAAACATCATTCCTTTCGGGATTAACAGGGCAGATTATAATTGCGATGGTTCTTGGAGCCATTTTGGGAATTATTTTGCACAATAGTATTTCACCCGAAGCAGCGCAGGCATTTAGCAGTAAAATAAAAATGCTTGCCACTATCTTTATTCGTTTGGTGCAGATGATTATTTCTCCATTGGTTTTTACTACTCTGGTAGTAGGAATTGCAAAATTGGGAGATATTAAAACAGTGGGAAGAATTGGAGGAAAAGCTCTTGGATGGTTTTTTACAGCTTCTTTTATTTCTCTTTTAATTGGATTGTTTTATGTAAATATTTTGCAGCCTGGAGTTGGTTTAAAACTAGACCATGTTGACATGGCAGCGGCTACTGAAGTTACCGGTAAAACACAAAACCTGTCTTTCGATAATTTCGTTGAGCATATCGTGCCAAAAAGTATCATTGAAGCAATGGCAACCAATGAGATCTTACAGATCGTAGTTTTCTCCATTTTCTTCGGATTAGCAGCGGCTTCTTTAGGAGAGACTGTAAAACCAATTATTGGTGCTTTCGATAAGTTATCGCACGTGGTTTTAAAAATGGTAAACTATGTAATGAAATTTGCGCCAATTGGAGTTTTTGGAGCAATTGCAGGCGTATTTGCTATTCGAGATGCAGAAGAGCTGGTGATTACTTACTTTAAATTTTTCGGCTCGTTTTTAATCGGTATCGGGACATTGTGGGCTATTTTAATCCTTATCGGATATATTTTCCTTAAAGGCAGAATGACTGAGCTGTTAAGACGTATTACAGGACCTTTGGCGATTGCCTTTGGAACAACAAGCAGTGAAGCTGTATTTCCAAAATTGACTGAAGAATTAGAAGGTTTTGGAGTAAAAGATAAAATCGTTTCTTTCATGCTGCCACTTGGATATTCATTTAACCTTGACGGAAGCATGATGTACATGACATTTGCCAGCATCTTTATTGCTCAGTTTTATAATGTGCATTTAGATTTAGGAACGCAAATGGCGATGCTTTTGGTTTTGATGCTTACTAGTAAAGGTATTGCAGGTGTGCCAAGGGCAAGTTTGGTTGTCGTTGCTGCAACTTGCGGTATGTTTGATATTCCGATTGAAGGAATTGCATTAATCCTTCCGATTGACCATTTCTGCGATATGTTTAGAAGTGCTACTAATGTATTAGGAAATGCATTAGCTACTTCTGTTGTAGGACAATGGGAGAACAACAAAGAATAA
- a CDS encoding (Fe-S)-binding protein, giving the protein MSYLDNILFAVLLIAGFGFFAASVKKIIRNINLGVDVDRKDNPKARWKNMALIALGQSKMVRRPVAGILHIIVYVGFIIINIELLEIIIDGLFGTHRIFAPYLGVVYDVLIASFEILAILVIFAVTVFWLRRNFIRLKRFIHSDLTGFPKSDANYILYFETVLMIFFLLMNASDFHLQNVPGGYSHFHKAGSYPISQFIAPIFNGTSNEVVGLLFEVFWWLHIAGILVFMNYLYFSKHLHILLAFPNTYFANLKPEGQFDNLASVTKEVKLMMDPNADPFATAPADENAHPAKFGASDVQDLNWVQLLNAYTCTECGRCTSSCPANQTGKKLSPRKIMMDTRDRLTEVGKNIDANKGVFVPDNKTLLNDYITPEELWACTSCNACVEECPVNISPLSIIMDMRRYLVMEQSAAPMSLNAMMTNIENNGAPWQYSQQDRLNWKNEN; this is encoded by the coding sequence ATGAGTTATTTAGATAATATTTTATTCGCGGTACTTCTTATAGCAGGTTTCGGTTTTTTTGCAGCGAGCGTAAAAAAAATCATCCGAAATATTAATTTGGGAGTCGATGTAGATCGAAAAGATAACCCTAAAGCTCGTTGGAAAAACATGGCATTGATTGCTCTTGGGCAGTCAAAAATGGTGAGACGCCCTGTTGCAGGAATCCTTCATATTATCGTATATGTTGGTTTCATTATTATTAACATTGAATTGCTGGAAATCATCATCGATGGTTTATTTGGGACTCATAGAATCTTTGCGCCTTACTTAGGAGTAGTTTATGATGTTCTAATTGCCTCATTCGAAATTTTAGCTATTCTTGTAATCTTTGCAGTTACTGTTTTTTGGCTTAGAAGAAACTTTATTCGATTGAAACGTTTTATCCATTCAGATTTAACTGGTTTCCCAAAAAGCGATGCCAATTACATTTTGTATTTTGAAACTGTTTTAATGATTTTTTTCTTGTTGATGAATGCTTCTGATTTTCATTTGCAAAATGTGCCAGGAGGATATTCTCATTTTCACAAAGCAGGAAGTTACCCAATAAGCCAGTTTATAGCGCCAATTTTTAATGGAACTTCTAATGAGGTTGTTGGATTATTATTTGAAGTTTTCTGGTGGCTGCATATCGCTGGGATTTTAGTTTTTATGAACTATTTATATTTCTCAAAACATTTGCATATTCTTTTAGCATTTCCAAATACGTATTTTGCTAACTTAAAACCAGAAGGTCAGTTTGATAATTTAGCTTCGGTTACAAAAGAAGTGAAATTAATGATGGACCCAAATGCAGATCCGTTTGCAACAGCTCCAGCTGATGAAAATGCGCATCCGGCTAAATTTGGTGCAAGTGATGTTCAGGATTTAAACTGGGTTCAGTTGTTAAATGCTTATACTTGCACAGAGTGCGGGCGTTGTACTTCTTCATGTCCTGCAAATCAGACGGGTAAAAAGTTGTCTCCACGTAAAATTATGATGGATACAAGAGATCGTTTGACAGAAGTTGGTAAAAATATCGACGCTAACAAAGGTGTTTTTGTTCCAGATAACAAAACGCTTTTAAACGATTACATTACACCAGAAGAACTATGGGCTTGTACGTCTTGTAACGCTTGCGTAGAAGAGTGTCCTGTTAATATCAGTCCGTTGTCTATCATTATGGATATGCGCCGTTATTTGGTAATGGAACAAAGTGCTGCTCCAATGTCGTTGAACGCGATGATGACTAATATTGAGAATAATGGTGCGCCTTGGCAGTACAGCCAGCAAGACCGTTTAAATTGGAAAAACGAGAATTAA
- a CDS encoding UDP-2,3-diacylglucosamine diphosphatase, which produces MKKRNVELVILSDVHLGTYGSHAKELNNYLSSIKPKILVLNGDIIDAWQFRKSYFPKAHLRVIQRIIGMASKGTKVYYITGNHDEILRKFSDMNMGNFALVDKLVLELDDKKAWIFHGDVFDASVQHSKWIAKLGGLGYDYLILMNRFANWCLAKLGREPYSFSKKIKASVKKAVKFISDFETTATDLAIEKKYDYVICGHIHEPKIMTKENKHGSTLYLNSGDWVENLTALEYHKKRWKLFSYKASNFAEEENLLEMEDLLTSQLISSIILK; this is translated from the coding sequence TTGAAAAAAAGAAATGTCGAATTGGTCATCCTTTCTGATGTCCATTTAGGAACTTACGGAAGTCACGCTAAAGAACTAAACAACTATCTTTCAAGCATTAAACCAAAAATATTAGTCTTAAACGGCGATATAATTGATGCTTGGCAGTTTCGTAAATCTTATTTTCCGAAAGCACATTTACGTGTTATCCAACGCATTATCGGAATGGCTTCTAAAGGAACAAAAGTGTATTATATTACTGGAAATCACGATGAGATACTTCGAAAATTCAGTGACATGAATATGGGAAATTTTGCTCTTGTTGATAAATTGGTTTTAGAATTAGACGATAAAAAAGCCTGGATTTTTCACGGAGATGTTTTTGACGCTTCTGTTCAGCACTCAAAATGGATTGCAAAACTCGGTGGCTTGGGTTACGATTATTTAATATTAATGAATCGTTTTGCAAACTGGTGTCTGGCAAAATTAGGGCGCGAGCCTTATTCTTTTTCAAAGAAAATAAAAGCGAGCGTTAAGAAAGCTGTAAAATTTATTTCTGACTTCGAAACCACGGCAACCGATCTGGCTATAGAAAAAAAATACGATTATGTAATCTGCGGGCATATACACGAACCTAAAATAATGACTAAAGAGAATAAACACGGTTCTACGCTATATCTCAATTCTGGCGATTGGGTAGAAAATTTAACCGCTTTAGAATACCACAAAAAACGCTGGAAATTATTTTCTTATAAAGCCAGTAATTTTGCAGAAGAGGAAAACCTTTTAGAAATGGAAGACCTCCTTACCTCTCAGCTTATTTCTTCGATAATCCTAAAATAA